Proteins encoded in a region of the Bartonella taylorii genome:
- a CDS encoding ATP-grasp domain-containing protein produces the protein MSKPILIVDPFSTGALYGPALQKLGYTCYGVASQPALFSHFMLSYQGEGMAEAKLHSVDEIKQRFPAGAIESVVAGAEGGIYCAEQLAAYYGCLGNNPLTTDWRRKKATMQKRLCENGLSYIRSKILTKDDCILDGFESLSGYVVKPNDSSGSDSVLFFSSREELVAWVSRIDWMQKNIFGAPNEAYLLQERLVGEEYIVDAVVNGEAIKICALSRYKKGIHNGSAFVYESLDVLDAQDPLYAALISYAKQCIRVLGIEYGPAHMEIMQTAHGPVMIEVGARLHGGIAPTLFAHCYEDDLLESSVNLIAGVFSEAPSCFKKKGRILFLINKVDGRIIKDINLWQQKLHSWKNVVHFMLFFKENKPLPLTIDLNTCPAIIAIWGRSDDELSTLERIIRSNFL, from the coding sequence ATGAGCAAACCCATTCTTATTGTCGACCCTTTCTCTACAGGTGCTCTCTATGGTCCTGCTTTGCAAAAATTGGGCTATACCTGTTACGGTGTTGCATCTCAACCAGCTCTTTTTTCTCATTTTATGCTTTCTTATCAGGGTGAGGGAATGGCAGAAGCGAAGCTTCATAGTGTGGATGAGATAAAGCAGCGTTTTCCAGCTGGTGCGATAGAATCCGTGGTAGCGGGTGCTGAAGGAGGTATTTATTGTGCAGAACAATTGGCTGCTTACTATGGTTGTCTTGGAAATAACCCTTTGACCACTGATTGGCGGCGGAAAAAGGCGACGATGCAAAAGCGCCTTTGTGAAAATGGTTTGTCTTACATTCGGTCAAAGATTCTTACAAAAGATGATTGTATTCTCGATGGTTTTGAAAGCCTCAGCGGCTATGTGGTGAAGCCAAATGATTCTTCTGGGAGTGATAGCGTTTTGTTTTTTTCCAGCCGTGAGGAATTGGTGGCGTGGGTTTCTAGGATCGACTGGATGCAGAAGAATATTTTTGGTGCACCTAACGAGGCTTATTTGCTTCAAGAAAGATTGGTGGGAGAGGAATACATAGTAGATGCTGTTGTAAATGGGGAGGCGATAAAGATATGTGCTTTATCACGATATAAAAAGGGTATCCATAATGGGAGTGCCTTTGTTTATGAATCGCTTGATGTGCTTGATGCTCAAGATCCCCTTTATGCTGCTCTTATCTCTTATGCAAAACAGTGCATTCGTGTGCTGGGGATTGAATATGGGCCCGCGCATATGGAAATTATGCAAACTGCCCATGGTCCAGTCATGATAGAAGTGGGAGCCCGCCTCCACGGGGGAATTGCGCCCACCTTGTTTGCTCATTGTTATGAAGATGATTTACTTGAAAGCTCCGTTAATCTTATTGCGGGAGTGTTTTCGGAAGCGCCAAGTTGTTTTAAGAAAAAGGGGCGTATTCTCTTTCTTATTAACAAGGTTGACGGCCGTATCATAAAAGATATTAACCTATGGCAGCAAAAGCTTCATTCTTGGAAAAATGTGGTTCATTTTATGCTCTTTTTTAAAGAAAACAAACCGCTTCCCCTGACAATCGATTTAAATACCTGCCCAGCTATTATAGCAATTTGGGGTCGGAGTGATGATGAATTATCGACTTTAGAGAGGATAATTCGTAGCAATTTCCTATAA
- a CDS encoding MFS transporter — protein sequence MRRELIFRFYGLVVVLYLSDMVLFLSNLWNVYRITSSSVFLGVSMALGTLTPYLLKKSGLVRIKSSLRLVDLYKRRIIIYSLLILIALFHYADSPFGFIAVSISIGYLSLITLSTLETYNTKLALKGYISAQKASRIMQTVVQIGAFLGAALSGYLLEATSLRGVAAGVGYNGLIAALCVFDIIVSLVAGYVIFRDEYSATGVAPSATEKKLTPMPQADRLSLELKLLCVCIGLIGFHICAYNTLATILFQSVKNFSSEYYGLCSAVAGVGAFLAAFIKIPCFEFILPALMLGVADLIFSTTQSPYLAVVFCFFIGFSMNTMRINARKHMIEATQTETQAEFVGSYSGMLYTISQSAGYVILGLLTSPALMGPQAAIYLLPLIGVIIFIYVLFLLVRRAKV from the coding sequence GTGCGCAGAGAGCTGATTTTTCGGTTTTATGGGCTTGTTGTTGTGCTGTATCTTTCTGATATGGTGCTATTCTTAAGTAATCTTTGGAACGTTTATCGCATAACATCTTCATCGGTTTTCTTGGGTGTGTCCATGGCTTTGGGAACCCTTACACCCTATCTTTTGAAAAAAAGCGGACTTGTCCGCATTAAGTCTTCTCTGAGGTTGGTAGATTTATACAAAAGGCGAATCATCATCTATAGCCTTCTTATATTAATTGCTCTTTTTCATTACGCTGATTCTCCTTTTGGTTTTATTGCTGTATCTATCTCTATCGGTTATCTCTCTTTGATCACCTTAAGTACGCTCGAGACTTATAATACCAAGCTAGCGCTTAAAGGTTATATTAGCGCCCAAAAGGCTTCCCGCATTATGCAAACAGTGGTGCAGATCGGTGCCTTTTTGGGAGCGGCACTGAGTGGTTATCTCTTAGAAGCAACCAGCCTGCGAGGGGTAGCAGCTGGGGTTGGCTATAATGGTTTGATTGCGGCACTTTGTGTGTTTGACATCATTGTAAGCCTTGTGGCCGGATATGTCATTTTTCGCGATGAATATAGTGCTACAGGCGTTGCACCGTCTGCAACCGAGAAGAAGCTAACACCCATGCCGCAAGCAGACAGGCTCTCTCTTGAACTTAAACTTTTATGCGTCTGCATAGGCCTTATTGGTTTTCATATTTGCGCCTATAATACACTGGCGACTATTCTTTTTCAGAGTGTGAAAAATTTTAGCTCTGAATATTATGGGCTTTGCAGCGCGGTTGCGGGTGTGGGCGCTTTTTTGGCTGCTTTTATCAAAATTCCCTGCTTTGAATTCATCCTTCCAGCCCTTATGTTGGGTGTGGCTGATCTCATTTTTAGCACCACCCAATCGCCCTATTTGGCTGTGGTCTTTTGCTTTTTTATTGGCTTTTCGATGAACACCATGCGGATTAATGCCCGCAAACATATGATTGAAGCGACCCAGACAGAGACTCAAGCAGAGTTTGTGGGAAGTTATAGCGGTATGCTTTATACTATCTCCCAATCAGCGGGTTATGTTATCCTTGGTCTTCTTACAAGCCCCGCTCTTATGGGACCACAGGCGGCCATTTATCTTCTACCCCTTATAGGGGTGATAATTTTTATTTATGTCCTTTTTCTTTTAGTGCGGCGAGCCAAGGTATGA
- a CDS encoding YqcI/YcgG family protein, with translation MLKDLRALDDREWPKHIPKNMDDPLWEFCFHGEPMFIVCNTPSHINRISRKSSTFMLTFQPRWVFSDLLDTEQKAKNAFSTVRKRLEPFDIITKSPFLGKYGDPKNREWMQYFLQDNNIESPPCPYHIMERNND, from the coding sequence ATACTTAAAGATTTACGAGCACTTGACGATCGAGAATGGCCTAAGCATATACCAAAAAATATGGATGATCCTCTATGGGAGTTCTGTTTTCATGGCGAGCCTATGTTCATAGTTTGCAATACACCGTCCCATATAAACAGAATAAGTAGAAAAAGTTCTACATTTATGTTAACTTTCCAGCCTAGGTGGGTTTTTTCTGATCTGTTGGATACAGAACAAAAAGCAAAAAATGCGTTTTCCACGGTAAGAAAAAGACTTGAACCTTTTGATATTATCACAAAATCCCCTTTTTTAGGGAAATATGGCGATCCAAAGAATAGAGAGTGGATGCAATACTTTCTGCAAGATAATAATATTGAATCTCCACCTTGCCCATATCATATAATGGAGCGCAACAATGACTAA
- a CDS encoding MFS transporter, whose protein sequence is MTKKESMIFTQMGLFLVLGFSSFADETAQVTFALHLAESTASISMLLFAGLMGAICAGPIAPRLLHRFQPARTVPIVLLLEVLFIATAAIANQFWVYIALSFALGCAGSLFWSAILVSVPEFATNDQQLDRINRIIQTVRNLGYIAGPLLGGVLYGISNGQKGLFVLSIMVLCATFITLFCFKSLKIHTQMTNTAKQSKKGLDLTGLLRKKNVVYALAPLIITIVLTSALNVLSIVRIRTDLNLSAETYGIITSMISLGLVVGPLCFSSLFHRFGNAAGASLAAAIIGFSIFCFSLTQLVWLMMLSFFILGAANGVQNALMASFMMKAIQKEHRNNQMPAYIFIIQTSVCLGFIGAGFVHVHHTQSTLFIIGIATMIAGILGFILNSAVQKKEQRESNNG, encoded by the coding sequence GTGACAAAGAAGGAATCCATGATTTTCACCCAAATGGGACTTTTCCTTGTTTTGGGCTTTAGCAGCTTTGCCGATGAAACAGCACAAGTTACATTTGCTCTCCACTTAGCAGAAAGCACAGCCTCTATTTCAATGCTCCTTTTTGCTGGGCTTATGGGTGCAATTTGTGCCGGACCAATTGCACCACGCCTCTTACATCGCTTCCAACCAGCGCGAACAGTACCCATTGTTTTATTGTTGGAAGTACTCTTTATAGCCACAGCTGCAATCGCCAACCAATTTTGGGTTTATATTGCACTTTCTTTCGCACTAGGTTGTGCTGGTTCACTCTTTTGGTCCGCAATCCTCGTTTCCGTCCCAGAATTTGCAACCAATGATCAGCAACTAGACCGTATAAACCGCATTATCCAAACAGTCCGTAATCTTGGTTACATTGCTGGACCACTGCTAGGGGGTGTATTGTATGGAATATCAAATGGGCAAAAAGGATTGTTTGTGCTGTCAATCATGGTTCTTTGTGCAACCTTTATCACTCTCTTCTGTTTTAAAAGTTTAAAAATTCATACACAAATGACAAACACAGCAAAGCAAAGCAAAAAAGGGCTAGATTTAACGGGTCTCTTGCGTAAAAAAAATGTTGTCTATGCTCTTGCTCCCCTCATCATCACTATTGTCCTTACCTCTGCTCTCAACGTCTTATCGATTGTCCGCATTCGTACAGATCTCAACTTAAGCGCTGAAACCTATGGGATAATCACAAGCATGATAAGCCTAGGTTTAGTGGTCGGCCCTCTCTGCTTCTCCAGCCTTTTCCACCGCTTTGGCAATGCCGCTGGTGCATCACTTGCCGCTGCAATCATTGGCTTTAGCATTTTCTGCTTTTCCTTAACACAACTCGTATGGTTGATGATGCTTTCATTTTTTATCCTTGGAGCAGCCAACGGTGTGCAAAACGCTCTGATGGCAAGTTTTATGATGAAAGCCATTCAGAAAGAACACCGAAACAACCAAATGCCCGCCTATATCTTTATCATACAAACATCCGTATGCCTCGGCTTTATAGGCGCTGGTTTTGTCCATGTTCATCATACCCAAAGCACGCTGTTTATCATTGGCATCGCCACAATGATCGCAGGCATATTAGGTTTTATCTTGAACAGTGCCGTACAAAAAAAGGAACAGAGGGAATCTAATAATGGCTAG